The Pogona vitticeps strain Pit_001003342236 chromosome 10, PviZW2.1, whole genome shotgun sequence nucleotide sequence CGACATTTCCTCCCTAGTTCGCTCAGCATGACTCCAGAATAAGCCACGCACACGAAATAAATAATGCCTCACATTCCAGAGATAATCCTGGGGACGCAAGCACCTCTCCTCAATGGGTTTTGACCATGACACACTTTTTACTGCTACTTAAGGAGGGAGCACGCCTAAGAATGGGTTTCTGCTGATGCCACGCTTTCTCTTGAGTCAAGAAGTGAAGACATTTCAGAAGGAGACCTTGGTTATAACAACTTTTCAGCCCTTGAGTGAGAACGGAAGAGTTTTATTCTAATGAGAGAAAGAAGTTGAAGCAAGGGAGTCGTGTGGAAACAGCGTTCCGCTATAAAACGAGCGCAGGTACCTTTCTGTTGTTGATACTGCATCGTGGGACTCCGCGACCTCTACCTTTTTGGACCCTAAAAAGAAAGCACAATTAAGGTAAAGACTGAATCCTACCACTTCCGataagacatttttttctttctttctccaccctACAGTCGCAGAAACTTTGCAACTGGGGGTGGGAGTGCTAGAGGCCTTGTTCAGGATTCTGCTCTACAAAGGAGCATTTTACAGAACAGAATTGCTTGCTCAACGGATCAACGCCAAAGGCTAACTCAcgattgttgttattattattttggcacgAACTTCCATGGGTTGCATCTGAAGAAATCTATGAAACCTCACATCACTTGACCCTGTTTTACTGACGCCTCATATAGCTGTACCTGGTAATTAACTAAGATGACTGTAtcttaccttgtttccccgaaaataagacctaacctgaaaataagccctagtatgatttttcaggaggctcgtcatagaagccctgccccaaaaataagccccagttaaacgaaaccccgccctccacccttgtgcagccaccagaagatgacatgattgtaaaataaaacatcccctgaaaagaagccccaaagtgttttttggagaaaaaaattaatataagatcctgtcttatttttggggaaacacggtattaggCCCCGGCGAAATGACGCGAGCCTGGAtgccgttgcttgtcccagttcggGCAGGCCCATCGAATCAATGGGTCTGAGAGAAGGGCCGACTTGCCAGTGCTGGCTTTGGGGGGCTGTGCTGGAAGAGGCTTCTAAGCGGAGGGCCTTCCAGGTGGGAACTGCTCCCGGGCTCTCCCCGTGAAGCTGAGAATTATGGGCTTTCGCTCATAAACAGTCCGGCTTCCTTGGGCCCCCGTGGCGGTGAGCCAGCCGATGCCATGCAAGGATTTTTGCAGTACAGCCATGCAAGGATCTGTGCAGGACAGCCAGCAGGCTAACCACAGCTTAGCAACTCCTGCGAAGGGGTCCCTCTTCCGCTCCAGCCCACCActggaggcaggactgggaatcCTCACTGACCTGGAGGTGgaccaggggaggggaggggacctGTTGCTCTCCGTGGGCAGCAGGCAGGAGGCATCTCTTAAAGACCAAGGGTGGAGACCCTCcccaaattaaaacaacaacagagggcACAGGCCGGGGTGAGGAAGACATGCTGAAAAAACTTTGGAAATGGTTTGCATCTCCCTGAGGAGCAGGACGGTGTGTCCTTGCAACTTTTCAAAGCAAGCAAAGAGGTTTGGAAATAAATAGGTCTCAGGacagcagagctgggagggaccctacagatcactgGCATGGTGGGGAATCTTGAACGCCTACCGAGCTCTCCAGGAAACCCATGGggttccttcctcccacctccctccttcgGGGTCCCTGGTGCCTCCCACCCCTTCTGCACAGGGACAGGATTTTAAATGTGCCTATCCACACCAGAAGAACGAGGGGAAGAGGATGGGGCGGGGGCAGCCGGAGTGGTCCTTTAGCAAACTCTTACCTGCCGCAGGACTGCGCGCGCTCCCGTCGGGCGGCTTTGGAGAAACgcaaggagaggaaagaaacGCATCAGAGGCCACAGCCTGTCCGGGGGACCCGTCCCCTCCTTGGAggccagagacccccacgaagcTGCCGGCAGGCGTTTGTGGCGATTGCCTTCCGTGAGCGCCAGCTGACCAGACAAGTCAGGCCTCCTTCCCGATTGAGCCCCGTAAGGAGGCTGGAGGGTGGCCGGAGGGGGATCGGCACTCAGGGGTCCGGCCGCCTCCCCCGGCCCTGGCCTGGCGCCCCGAGGGGTCATGATGGCAGGCACTCACCTGTCCGGCCAAGGCCGCCCTGCCGTCTGGGGTGGCCTGGGTGCCTTCCTGCATGATCTTGTGGATGGGGGAGCTGGCCGGAGGCTGGGGCACCACTCGCTCGACCCAGCCCAGCATCCTGCACCTGCGGGAAGGACCCCGGGAATCAGCCACGGGGGAGATCTGGAAAAGACCAAGGAAACACTCCCGGTGGAATCGCCTGCCCTCATccagcagcccccccccgggACTCTCCTGGAGGGGTGCGGGAGGTGCTCTTGGCTTAAAAGGACCAGGCGTGGAGGAGGAGTCGTCTATGGTTTCCTCTACTGGTTGGAGGGCCTTTCCTTAGCACCGGTGTCAGCATGCAAACGCCCCCCTCCCGTCCCTCCCGTCCCTCCCTGGAATGAGGGAAGTCCCTGGGAATCCCTGACCTGTTTGGGGGTCCCCAGACAAGGGGGCCAAATCTCAGGATCAGCGGTGCCGGACGAGAAGAACGCTTGACCCTTCCATGTGGCTTTCAAACCACCTCCGCCTCACTCCCAACCTCGTGGGGTCCCGAGAACTGTCCCTGTGGGATCCCAGGGCACCTCATGGAGACCTCAAGCTTCTCATACTCCACTCCCCCCCACCCTGAGCAATGTGCTTGGCACTGAACAGGTCCCCAGTCCTCATGGCACATTCCCTCTGGGGCTTTGCTCGAAAGTGGCTCCCTATGGAGCCGGACCAGGATGTGATCTGGCCCCAGCTCTCCCGAGCATCAGGATGGCTGTCGGTGCAAAAGGAGGATCTCTCAAGACACCCTTCTCGGCGCCGGCAAGCCCAGGCGGGCCCCCACAGGGGTCAGAGAGCGCAGCAGGCCTTTCCCACCACCCTTCTCCCCTCTCCCGGAACAGGAGCCTCGGGGGGGGGCAATGCCCTGAATATCAGCCCAAAGGAACACTCACCAGCAGCAAGAGCAGAgcccggggtgggtgggggtttctCCTCTCTGAAGGAGGGACCCTTCCTCACCCCAAAGGGGTCCCGGGAGAACAGAAAGATGGGGGGGGCGTTTCCCCAGGAGACCTGGTCTTCGGCCCCCCCTCTCCTGCTACAAAGGCCTTCTTCGATGGAGAAACCGGGAGAGGGATTAACTGAGGGTGCAAATTGGATTAAGCCAGCGGCCGTTGTTCTAGAATCCAGACCCGTCGGTCCAACTCAGCAGCACCCAGACGCGCGGGAGAGGCCCGGAAGGGCCGCTCACCCTCTGGCGAGGAAGGGGCTGTGGGTCCGCAAACGGGAAGCCGGACACGGaggatcccccccacccccacccgagcAGGTCGCCGCGGATCCTCCCAGGCTGAGAAAGCAGGGCTGGATGCTGGTGGACTCGGCTGAGCCACCACCTGCAGATGCTCTTAATTAAAGGATGATCCCTTTCTCCCCGCCTCTGaagggctgatgggatttgccTGCCTGCCGCTGCCCCTAATCCCCAGGCAGAGGCCACCTTCCCCAAAGGCGGTGGGGCCACCCAAGATCATCCAGAGGGTCTCCCTCAAGGGCCGTGGGAGGGTCGCCGGcaccaagctgggggggggggggtcactgtgGGAACCGAACCCCAAACTGCCCCTCTGCCGACCACCCTCCTCTTGAGGGTCGCCTCCTTTCTCCCAAGGAGGCCGGCAGGAAGGGAGGCCTTGGGGGCAAAGCTGCTTAGTGGGTGGCCGGGGAGCCTAACCTGCGCGCTCAGCATGCACACACCCGGGCCACACGCGCAGGCAGCCCTTTGGCTCCAGGGTCGGCACCCACGCTTCGAACGGGGAATGCCCCTTTGGATGCCATTTGGCAGTCCCCAAGCAGGGGTGGCACACAGCTCCCTTCCGCACTCAGGGGAGGAAGGGCAAGCCGCCACCGGGGCTCCGGCCGACCAAGGGTGCAGAGGGAGTTTTCGGGGTGCCGGGCGGGAGGAcagcctgcctccccctccttacAGACGCCCCAGGAGAGAAATCTTTGCCCTAGGCCTGCGCTGGAGGCGACCGAGGCCTCTGGAATGCTCCTTTGCCTTTTCACATCCTTATTGGGCATTTTTAAATAAGAAGAGATACCATAAGGGGAAATGTAATCTTGACGTGGATTTTGAACGGCATATATACAAGCCCTGGTCCTTGGCTGCCGGACGCGTCACATTTCCCTGGttgggagggggtggtggtggcagaggcaggacGGTCCAGGGTGGGTGCCCCCTGCAAAGGGGCTCCTGGGCTCCGGGCCCTTCCTTGCAGGCTGTGTTGGCTCCTGAAAGAGCTCAGACTGGACAGCGCTCGGCTCTGATGGAGGCCACCATTGTTCCCGTCACCTAGCAACCTTGCCCTCATCATCACCCAACATCTCCTTTGGATATTGGCTTCCCGTTGCCATGGAGAAGAGGGGATCGGAGACTGCCCACCCCGGCTAGCCTTGCAATGCGAAGCCGAGAAACTGGGGAAAGGACCGCCTGTTTCAAGGAAGAGAGGTATTccgttttttctctttctctgccagcCTTGTGGGGAGGGGGCCCCCCAGGAGGAAAGCCAGCGTGGCCCGGCTGCCCTCCGGAGGAGCCGTCCGTGCCTGGGCCTCTGGCCATGGCAGTTCCTGCAAAGGCAGGGTGGGAGAGGCTCGGAAGAACAGGAAGGCACATCTGGACAGCCCCTGGAAACCTGCCTAAGCAGCTATTCCatcagggaggggggggaaaggagggaggggggattgTGATGGTAATTCAATGCAAGTTTCAGGGGGGGAAGTGCTCCGAATCCTcttttaggtcagtggttctcaaactggggtccccagatgttctaggactgcagttcccagaagccttcaccacttgctgtgctggccaggatttttgggagtttccagaggctgggagtcccCTGGTCCCCAGCCTCTTTAGACTTGAGTTTGAGAACCTGTTTCAGATGACACCGAGAGGTCGGTACCAAAATCTGAGACCAGAGGAATGGGGTTTTATGGTCTCACAAAAGCAGGACAGGCTTCTAAAGACTCAGCCTGCCTAGTTTATCTTTAGTTTACTATTTTTTTagtcatttaatattttttccagagttctttttaatgcaactttttaaaaaagccttaatTGTTCTGGTCAATCTGGGCAGCCTTGATTTGAACTAAATATTTCTAGGTTGGCTTGTGGTCGGAAACCAGGAAGTGATCTGCCTGCCTGAAGACTTCTGGAATCTGTGAGGTGagttaaagttaaaaaaagaacaaggaagtacaggattagaatttttttaaaaaaggctgaataaaatacataaatgctaaacAAGGGCAAGCAAAGCAAGGTTCAGCTTAAAACAGCTGCAGAAGTGCTGGGAAAGGAGGTGGAAATGACACCACTGAGTTTTGGGTAGCAAATTGCAACCCTTTTGGGCTCTTgtcttttgtcttgttttaatTTACCATTTGGGGAGTTCTTGGAGGGCCAGGGAATGCTGAGAATCACATACAGTACGGTTGAACTCTGCAGGATGTGAATGCTTAGGACGAAGGAATGCAAGGGTAGCGCATCAAAGAGGCAGTGGCCCTCCTCCGTTCAGAAGGAGAAAATACTGTAAGCCATGAGGGGAAACTGGGAGAGCAGCGATTTCTTCCTTTCAGAACTCCCCAGCAAACGAGGGGCCTTTTTCTTTAGCCCATTTAAGGGTTGCCCGCTTCCAGGGCAGAAGGCTCGCTGCATGGAACGCTGGCATCTTCTCCTGTCACACCGGCCACGACATGCGTCATCTGCAGCGTGTCTAGGATCCAACTGCTGTTACAATCCTGCAAAACGAGGAACAGGCCAGCAAGATTTTCCACCGATGGTGGCTTTGCTGTTCCCGTTTTTGTTACCAATGCTGAACGAGACTAAGAGGGTAACTTGACGTGTCTTTTGATTTAGCTGATCATGGCCGCCACGGCTCAGACTCTTGACCTGGTGCCATGGCCTCCAGATGAGAATCCCGTTTACGCCTCTCCGGCCGTCCTGATTCCACTGGAGCCCAGGAGGGTCATGTTGGCCGGAGTGAAGGACCACCTCTACCACCCCTTCTTGCCGACATTAAGGCGAATGGATATGGACACCGTGGCCAACAAGCTGACCGATGAGCACTCCAGAACAGCCACCTGCTGTTCCAAAGGTAACGCCAAACACCAGCCACCGGGGACGCAAGATCAGACTCTTTGCAGGTTTTAAAAAGCATACAGGGAGTTAAAAGCACAATGTGTAATTCCAGCCAAAGTTTCTGTTTCAGGGCCCACGTTCTGCACTTCACTTAACGTTGGTTGGCACACGTCTACCTCAGATCCCTAGAAAAGGtggtgttctttctttttctttttaaatctttcttgcttgtgtttttttccaaagagCATTTCGAAGACGCCACGTTCACCTTAGCCGGAGTGCCGAACCAGCGCTTTCCGTCCCTGGTGAGTGAGTGCTTCCACCGCCCAAGGTCGCTGCGCCTGCCGTCATTCTGCTGATGGTCACTTCTGTGGACTGCAAATATCACCCAACTGCTTTGGTAGCCAAGTGGGCCTAAGGAAGGGAGGGCTTGGCACTCATTTCTGAATGCCAAAGAGACCAGACCCGAGTAGAGTGTCTGAAAAAGTTGGGGTTCTTCTGCAGGAGGCCAGAGGCATGGCTGTGGATGGGGAAGGAGGCGAGGCTGACTCTCAGAGACGGGCAGCCCGTGGCCTCCCACACAGAAAGAGGGAGAGCCTTCGGCGGCTCAGGGGCGCCCCCTGCTGGGCCATCCTGAAAAGCACCGCGGCACCAGGCAAGACTGGGCCTTTGAGCACCCTAGACCGAGTCACATTCAGCTGAATGTAGAAAGTAGACGTTTTTACAAAAATGGCGACGGAAGTTTCAGCCGCTTGACATGTACTTCTTTTAactgggtggggtaaaaatggtgTCAACAAATGTATTGCACTTTCTTACACTTGGCCCACATATCGGGACACAAAAGCACTCCCATGCCGTGTTTTTGGCATACGGGGGCCGAGGTCCAGCCGTACAAGGCGCCCCTGGATGAGGCCCACTGAATCCCGGAGGCAGCTGTGCCACTGCCTCTCTCCTTCAAGCCGGGGTGGTCCCAAAGGCCCGCAAAAGCTCACCCCTCCTTGGCCCCCTGGGGCACCTCAGCATCCCCGTGTCCTTGCTCCACCCAGGGGATGACAGAGCTGGGAAGGTCCCTGAGGGCCAAGCACCGAGGCGGGAAGATGGCGCCCCTCCTGCCCAGCACCAACCAAGAGGAGTGGCCCAGCTACACGAGGGCCATGGACGACTGGTCCCGCTTCGTCTCCACGGCGGGAGAGTTCAAGCTGCCCAGTTTCAGCAATAAAGGTAAGCGCCGTGGTCTCCTGGCGCATCAGCGTGGCCTCTCAGAAGCCCCTCCTGACGGGCATGGGGGGGGAACGTTTCATTACTGGCAGCCAAAGCAACAAGgtgagaggagaggaaggaggctGTAGCAGACCAGGGCACCCTGGACCTGCCCACCTTCCATGCTTGCTGCTCCCCCTTCTTCAGGAAACCTCTTGGCAGGCTTACCACCAGCCCTTCACGCACAGCCAGAGGGTCCATCTAAAAGAGAATGGAGCTCAAGTCGGCCCCCTTTCACCTGCACCCGCTTCCGTGCGCCAGGGTCCCCTTCTTCAGGTGCAACCCACGTGGGTtgccagcacccccacccccaggcttaTCACTGAGGAGCCACACGGCCCCAGGTTGTTTTTCTGCCACTGACCCACCTGGGTCCCTCTTGGAAAGTCCAACGAGGGACGCCCTTCCGTGGATacgcaggaaaggaggaaggcagggctgCTTTCCTGTTCAAGGTGGAACTCAGCTTCTCTCGCAGAGCGCAGCCCCATCAGCCCAGCGCCTGTGGTCTGAGACCGCAGAGGCAGGAAGAACAAGATTGGCTTCCGTTGGAAGAGGGCAAAAAGCTAGGCGGGAGAGCCTCCCTTGTCCTGCTCTGTCCCTTTGCGGCTCAGACACAGATATTTAGA carries:
- the SPMIP8 gene encoding sperm microtubule inner protein 8 isoform X1; translated protein: MAATAQTLDLVPWPPDENPVYASPAVLIPLEPRRVMLAGVKDHLYHPFLPTLRRMDMDTVANKLTDEHSRTATCCSKEHFEDATFTLAGVPNQRFPSLGMTELGRSLRAKHRGGKMAPLLPSTNQEEWPSYTRAMDDWSRFVSTAGEFKLPSFSNKVLGFSGYAVRYLKPDVTQTWRYCLNQNPSLDIYGPRPIPYNTVNTYRSFGSAHSRSHYLQPWR
- the SPMIP8 gene encoding sperm microtubule inner protein 8 isoform X2, which gives rise to MAATAQTLDLVPWPPDENPVYASPAVLIPLEPRRVMLAGVKDHLYHPFLPTLRRMDMDTVANKLTDEHSRTATCCSKEHFEDATFTLAGVPNQRFPSLGMTELGRSLRAKHRGGKMAPLLPSTNQEEWPSYTRAMDDWSRFVSTAGEFKLPSFSNKVLGFSGYAVRYLKPDVTQTWRYCLNQNPSLDIYGPRPIPYNTV